The proteins below are encoded in one region of Pleuronectes platessa chromosome 12, fPlePla1.1, whole genome shotgun sequence:
- the LOC128453226 gene encoding vinculin produces MPVFHTKTIESILEPVAQQISHLVIMHEEGEVDGKAIPDLTVPVAAVQAAVSNLVRVGKETVQTTEDQVMKRDMPPAFIKVENSSSKLVQAAQMLKADPYSVPARDYLIDGSRGILSGTSDLLLTFDEAEVRKIIRVCKGILEYLTVAEVVETMEDLITYTKNLGPGMTKMSKMIEERQQELTHQEHRQMLVNSMSTVKELLPVLISAIKIFVSTKTSRGAGVEEAERNRKFTFEKMSAEIIEIIRVLQLTTWDEDAWANKDMEAMKRSLALIESKMALAQSWLKDPHGQPGGHGEVALRVILDEAGKVGELCAGKERKDILVTTKALGQMTDQVADLRARGQGPNPGCMQRAGQCLQGLDLLFGKVDGASRRLEALINAKQAIARRLDAAQAWLADPNGGPEGEENIRALLAEAKRIADLCEDPKERDDILRSISEIAGLTAKLVELRKQGKGDSPEARALAKQIGSALMNLQSKTNRAVANMRPAKPAVTLEGKMEQALRWANNPGVDDRGVGQAAIRGMVGEGRRLAGGLLGPYRHDMIGRCDRTEALMGSLAEMAARGEAEAPHARATAAQLQESLKDLRQHMQQVMTQEVSDVYSDTTTPIKLLAVAATAPADAPNREEVFDERAGNFEAHAGRLGATAEKAAAVGTANKTTVEGIHAAVKHARDLTPQVTSAARILLKNPGNKAAYEHFDTMKNQWIDNVERLTGLVDEAIDTKSLLDASEEAIKKDIDKCRVAMANVQPQMLVAGATSIARRANRVLLVAKKEVENSEDPRFRDTVKHASDILSHTISPMVMDAKAVAGNIQDKALQKAYLDSCLRILGAVGKVREAFQPQEPDFPPPPPPDLDQLHVSDEQAPPKPPLPEGEVPPPRPPPPEERDEEFPEQKVGEVLSEPMMVAARQLHDEARKWSSKDEEVVEEREVDDDDEFTDGEDDYEPELLMMPSNQPVNQPMLAAAQALHQEARKWSSKGNDIIAAAKRMALLMAEMSRLVRGGSGNKRAMIQCAKDIAKASDEVTRLAKEVAKQCTDRRIRTNLLQVCERIPTISTQLKILSTVKATMLGRTNISEEESEQATEMLVHNAQNLMQSVKETVREAEAASIKIRTDSGCTLRWVRKTPWYQ; encoded by the exons ATGCCGGTGTTCCACACCAAGACCATCGAGAGTATCCTGGAGCCGGTGGCCCAGCAGATCTCCCACCTGGTCATCATGCacgaggagggggaggtggacGGGAAAGCCATCCCGGATCTCACGGTGCCGGTGGCCGCGGTGCAGGCGGCAGTCAGCAACCTTGTCCGG GTGGGGAAGGAAACGGTTCAAACCACCGAAGACCAGGTGATGAAGAGAGACATGCCCCCTGCGTTCAttaa GGTGGAGAATTCGAGCTCGAAGCTTGTCCAGGCCGCGCAGATGCTAAAGGCAGATCCATACTCTGTTCCCGCACGAGATTACCTGATCGATGGGTCCAGAGGGATACTGTCGGGGACGTCCGACCTGCTGCTCACCTTCGATgaggcagag GTGCGTAAGATCATCAGAGTATGTAAAGGAATCCTGGAGTATCTGACTGTAGctgaggtggtggagaccatgGAGGACCTCATCACTTACACCAAGAACCTGGGTCCAG GGATGACCAAAATGTCAAAGATGATTGAGGAGAGGCAGCAGGAGCTGACGCACCAAGAACACAGACAGATGCTGGTCAACTCCATGAGCACTGTCAAAGAGCTGCTGCCTGTTCTCATATCAG CTATAAAGATCTTTGTCTCAACAAAGACCAGTCGAGGTGCCGGCGTGGAGGAGGCGGAGAGGAACAGAAAGTTCACATTTGAAAAGATGAGCGCTGAAATCATCGAGATTATAAGAGTGCTACAGCTCACCACGTGGGATGAAGACGCATGGGCCAACAAG GATATGGAGGCTATGAAGAGATCTCTTGCTTTGATCGAGTCTAAGATGGCACTAGCTCAAAGTTGGCTCAAAGACCCTCATGGACAGCCAG GTGGCCACGGCGAGGTCGCCCTGCGTGTGATACTGGACGAAGCCGGTAAGGTGGGAGAGCTGTGTGctgggaaggagaggaaagatATTCTTGTAACTACCAAGGCTCTGGGGCAAATGACCGACCAGGTCGCAGATCTACGAGCCAG aggccAGGGCCCGAACCCCGGGTGCATGCAGCGTGCCGGCCAGTGCTTGCAGGGCTTAGACTTGTTATTTGGCAAAGTGGACGGAGCTTCCCGCAGACTGGAGGCTCTCATCAACGCCAAGCAGGCCATCGCCAGGAGGCTGGACGCAGCACAG GCCTGGCTCGCTGATCCTAACGGCGGTCCCGAGGGGGAGGAGAACATCAGAGCGCTGCTTGCAGAGGCCAAACGCATCGCTGACCTGTGCGAAGATCCCAAAGAGAGGGACGACATCCTGCGCTCCATCAGTGAGATCGCCGGACTCACCGCCAAACTCGTGGAGCTCCGCAAACA GGGCAAAGGTGACAGTCCGGAGGCCCGTGCACTGGCGAAGCAGATTGGTTCGGCGCTAATGAACCTGCAGTCGAAAACCAACAGAGCCGTGGCCAACATGAGGCCTGCAAAGCCCGCCGTCACCTTGGAGGGAAAGATGGAGCAGGCCCTCCGCTGGGCGAACAACCCCGGGGTGGACGACAGAGGAGTAG gtcaGGCAGCGATCAGAGGAATGGTTGGAGAAGGGAGGAGGTTGGCAGGAGGCTTGTTAGGCCCGTATCGACATGACATGATTGGACGCTGCGACCGAACAGAGGCCCTGATGGGATCTTTGGCAGAAATGGCGGCCAGAGGGGAGGCAGAGGCTCCTCACGCACGAGCCACAGCCGCGCAGCTGCAGGAAAGCCTCAAG GACCTGAGGCAGCACATGCAGCAGGTGATGACCCAGGAGGTGTCCGATGTTTACAGTGACACCACCACCCCTATCAAGCTGCTGGCTGTGGCTGCAACTGCTCCAGCTGATGCCCCAAACAGGGAGGAG GTTTTCGACGAGCGTGCAGGGAACTTCGAGGCCCACGCAGGTCGGCTGGGGGCGACCGCCGAGAAGGCTGCTGCCGTGGGAACAGCCAATAAGACGACAGTAGAGGGGATTCATGCTGCTGTGAAACATGCCAGGGACCTCACGCCACAG GTGACCTCGGCTGCTCGGATCCTGTTGAAGAATCCAGGAAACAAAGCAGCGTACGAGCACTTTGACACCATGAAGAACCAGTGGATTGACAACGTGGAGAGACTCACTG GTCTGGTGGACGAGGCCATCGACACCAAATCTCTCCTAGATGCGTCCGAGGAGGCTATAAAGAAAGACATCGACAAGTGCCGAGTTGCCATGGCTAATGTTCAGCCCCAAATGCTCGTTGCCGGGGCAACAAGCATAGCAAGACGAGCTAACCGGGTCCTGTTGGTGGCAAAGAAGGAAGTGGAGAACTCTGAAGATCCACGcttcagagacacagtgaaacatgcgTCAGACATCCTCTCACACACCATCTCCCCCATGGTGATGGACGCCAAGGCGGTGGCTGGAAACATTCAAGACAAAG CTCTGCAGAAGGCCTACCTGGACTCATGTCTGAGGATCCTGGGTGCCGTAGGAAAAGTTAGAGAAGCTTTCCAACCTCAGGAGCCtgatttccctcctcctcctcctcctgacctgGACCAGctccat gtcAGTGATGAGCAGGCGCCACCCAAGCCCCCGTTGCCAGAGGGCGAGGTGCCCCCGCCACGACCCCCTCCCCCagaagagagggacgaggagTTCCCTGAGCAGAAGGTCGGGGAGGTGCTCAGCGAGCCTATGATGGTGGCGGCCAGGCAGCTGCACGACGAGGCGCGCAAGTGGTCCAGCAAG gatgaggaggtggtagaggagagggaggtagaTGATGACGATGAGTTTACTGATGGTGAGGATGACTATGAGCCAGAGCTGCTGATGATGCCCTCCAACCAGCCTGTCAATCAACCCATGCTGGCAGCCGCCCAGGCTCTCCACCAGGAGGCGCGCAAATGGTCCAGCAAG GGTAACGACATCATCGCGGCGGCCAAGCGCATGGCTCTGCTGATGGCAGAAATGTCCCGGCTGGTGCGCGGCGGGAGCGGGAACAAGCGGGCGATGATTCAGTGTGCCAAGGACATCGCCAAGGCCTCGGATGAGGTGACGAGACTGGCTAAGGAGGTGGCCAAGCAGTGCACCGACCGACGCATCAGGACCAACCTGCTGCAG GTGTGTGAGCGCATCCCGACCATCAGCACGCAGCTGAAGATCCTCTCCACCGTCAAAGCCACCATGCTGGGACGGACAAACATCAGTGAAGAGGAATCAGAGCAG GCCACAGAGATGTTGGTCCACAACGCCCAGAATCTGATGCAGTCAGTGAAGGAGACCGTCAGGGAAGCAGAAGCCGCTTCCATCAAGATCCGCACGGACTCAGGATGCACCCTCCGATGGGTGCGCAAGACCCCTTGGTACCAATAA
- the LOC128453196 gene encoding AP-3 complex subunit mu-1, whose translation MIHSLFLVNQSGDIFLEKHWKSVISRTVCDYFFEAKEKAVQPENVPPVLQTPHHYLITIYRDKLFFLSVVQTEISPLFVIEFLHRVADTFQDYFGECSESIIKDNVVTVYELLEEMLDNGFPLATESNVLKEMIRPPTILRSVVNTLTGGSNVGDTLPTGQLSNIPWRRAGVKYTNNEAYFDVIEEIDAIVDKSGTTVFAEIQGVIEASVKLTGMPDLTLSFMNPRLLDDMSFHPCVRFKRWEAERVLSFIPPDGNFTLMTYHVTSQNLVALPVYVKQNISFFETGSCGRLDITIGPKQTMGKTVEGLMVTVYMPKSVLSVNLTASQGNYTYDLTSKLLVWDIGKLNPQKLPNLRGGLTMQSGAPRPEENPALDINLKIQQLAISGVKVSRLDMYGEKYKPFKGVKYLTKAGKFQVRT comes from the exons ATGATCCACAGTCTGTTCCTGGTGAATCAGTCGGGAGACATCTTCCTGGAGAAACACTGGAAGAGCGTCATCAGCAGGACCGTGTGCGACTACTTCTTCGAGGCCAAGGAGAAGGCGGTACAGCCGGAGAATGTGCCCCCAGTCCTGCAGACCCCCCACCACTACCTCATCACCATCTACAGAGACAAGCTCTTCTTCCTGTCCGTCGTCCAGACCGAGATCTCCCCGCTGTTTGTCATCGAGTTCCTGCACAGGGTGGCAGACACGTTCCAG GACTATTTTGGAGAATGCTCAGAAAGTATCATCAAGGACAATGTGGTGACGGTGTACGAGCTGTTGGAGGAGATGCTGGACAACGGCTTCCCACTGGCAACAGAGTCCAACGTCCTCAAAGAGATGATCAGGCCTCCCACCATCCTGCGATCAGTGGTCAATACGCTCACAG GAGGCAGTAATGTTGGAGATACGTTGCCAACAGGACAATTGTCCAACATCCCGTGGAGGCGGGCTGGTGTTAAATACACCAACAATGAGGCGTATTTTGACGTGATAGAGGAAATAGATGCAATTGTGGACAAATCAG GCACGACAGTATTTGCAGAGATCCAGGGTGTGATCGAAGCCTCCGTGAAACTCACTGGGATGCCTGACCTGACTCTGTCCTTCATG AATCCTCGTCTTCTCGACGACATGAGTTTCCACCCGTGTGTGAGGTTTAAGCGCTGGGAGGCGGAGCGTGTCCTATCTTTCATCCCGCCAGATGGGAACTTCACACTCATGACCTATCATGTCACCTCTCAAAA TCTCGTGGCCCTCCCAGTATACGTGAAGCAAAACATCAGTTTCTTTGAGACGGGATCTTGTGGCCGCCTTGACATCACAATCGGACCCAAGCAGACCATGGGGAAGACGGTGGAGGGCTTGATGGTCACTGTGTACATGCCAAAATCCGTGCTCAGTGTCAACCTCACAGCCTCGCAAGGAAACTACACCTATGACCTCACTTCCAAG ctgttgGTTTGGGACATTGGCAAACTAAACCCCCAGAAGCTTCCTAACCTGCGTGGCGGTCTGACTATGCAGTCGGGAGCCCCCAGACCTGAAGAGAACCCGGCCCTTGACATTAACCTGAAGATACAGCAGCTGGCAATATCAG GTGTCAAGGTGAGTCGTCTCGACATGTATGGAGAGAAGTACAAGCCGTTTAAAGGGGTCAAATATTTGACTAAAGCCGGGAAATTCCAAGTTCGGACCTGA